The proteins below come from a single Ruegeria sp. SCSIO 43209 genomic window:
- a CDS encoding formimidoylglutamate deiminase → MTVHAKTALLGSEWVHNLRVEIEDGRIAALKSGTEPKPEDTRVDVLLPALANLHSHAFQRAMAGMTETRVAGRESFWTWRTLMYRFLDRLTPAQIEAIAALVYMEMQEAGYAAVGEFHYVHHQPGGTPYAQLSELSQRIFSAASQTGIGLTHLPVLYTYGGVAQEPLTGGQLRFGNDVERFLQLVEDCKPLMPYADSQIGIAPHSLRATSPDDLRQVLNATPRDPVHIHISEQEKEVTDVEAALGQRPVDWLLSNVDVNERWCLIHATHMTDDETRALARSGAVAGLCPITEANLGDGIFNGAVYIEQGGAFGVGSDSNVRISLPEELRTLEYSQRLRDKARTVLVRGEGSVGQTLYTGAARGGAQALGRDAGEIAIGHLADLVAIDRSHPTLCTLRDDQLIDGLSFAAPDGTVTDLWSAGRHQVRGGRHIARDAILNNYRAAINDLLEDI, encoded by the coding sequence ATGACGGTTCATGCCAAAACGGCCCTGTTAGGCTCTGAGTGGGTGCACAACCTACGAGTCGAAATCGAGGACGGTCGGATCGCTGCGCTGAAATCAGGGACCGAGCCAAAACCCGAAGACACTCGGGTCGACGTGTTGCTGCCCGCTTTGGCGAACCTGCACAGCCATGCCTTTCAACGCGCCATGGCGGGCATGACCGAAACGCGCGTAGCAGGGCGCGAAAGCTTCTGGACCTGGCGTACCTTGATGTACCGATTTCTGGACCGCCTCACTCCTGCACAGATCGAGGCCATTGCTGCATTGGTCTATATGGAGATGCAGGAAGCCGGGTATGCTGCGGTCGGGGAATTCCACTACGTCCACCACCAACCCGGCGGCACGCCTTATGCGCAGTTGTCTGAGCTGAGTCAGCGCATCTTCTCGGCAGCCAGCCAAACCGGGATTGGATTGACACATCTACCGGTGCTCTACACCTATGGCGGCGTCGCGCAAGAGCCTCTGACCGGTGGTCAATTGCGGTTCGGCAATGATGTGGAAAGGTTCCTGCAGCTTGTCGAGGACTGTAAGCCGCTGATGCCTTATGCAGACAGCCAGATCGGCATCGCGCCGCACTCTCTGCGTGCGACCTCGCCTGATGATCTACGGCAAGTGCTGAACGCTACCCCGCGAGACCCGGTGCACATCCACATCTCTGAACAAGAGAAGGAGGTCACGGATGTAGAAGCCGCTCTGGGTCAGCGACCGGTAGATTGGCTGCTGAGCAACGTGGATGTGAACGAACGATGGTGCCTGATCCATGCCACTCATATGACAGACGATGAAACCCGCGCTCTTGCCCGATCCGGGGCTGTGGCCGGTCTGTGCCCGATCACAGAGGCCAATCTGGGGGATGGTATTTTTAATGGTGCCGTCTACATCGAGCAGGGCGGTGCCTTTGGTGTCGGTTCAGACTCGAATGTGCGCATTTCACTGCCCGAGGAATTGCGTACGCTGGAGTATTCTCAACGTCTGCGCGACAAGGCCCGCACTGTGCTGGTACGTGGCGAAGGCTCGGTCGGTCAAACGCTGTATACCGGAGCCGCCCGCGGTGGCGCACAGGCGCTGGGGCGCGACGCCGGAGAGATCGCAATAGGTCATCTGGCCGATCTGGTTGCGATCGATCGAAGTCACCCCACTCTGTGTACTTTGCGCGACGATCAATTGATTGACGGCCTGAGCTTTGCCGCGCCTGACGGAACAGTGACCGACCTTTGGTCTGCCGGGCGACATCAGGTGCGCGGCGGGCGCCATATCGCCCGCGATGCGATCCTGAACAATTATCGTGCCGCGATAAATGACCTTTTGGAAGACATCTGA
- the hutI gene encoding imidazolonepropionase — MTKKTVLRSKHVATMGGDQPYGMIEDGAIAIDESEIVWVGARSAMPPSYAEWPQNDYGDRLITPALIDAHTHVVFGGNRAVEFEMRLKGATYEEIARAGGGILSTVKGTRAATEEELLAGALSRVDALLAEGVSCIEVKSGYGLDTETELRMLRAARRVARERPIRVNTSFLGAHAVPPEYAGRDDAYIDEVCIPTLRAAHAEGLVDAVDGFCEGIAFDPTQIERVFVVAQELGLPVKLHAEQLSNLGGAKLAAAYGALSADHIEYLDADGVTAMARAGMVAVLLPGAFYTLHETQAPPIELLRQKNVPMALATDCNPGSSPLTSLLLTMNMGCTLFRMTPEEALAGVTHVAARALGLDDTGVIASGLRADLAVWDASHPAELSYRIGFNPLHKRIFGGQE, encoded by the coding sequence ATGACGAAAAAAACTGTTCTTCGTAGCAAACATGTAGCCACCATGGGGGGCGACCAACCTTATGGGATGATCGAGGATGGTGCGATTGCCATCGATGAGTCGGAAATCGTTTGGGTTGGCGCTCGGTCGGCAATGCCGCCGTCATATGCCGAGTGGCCGCAGAACGACTATGGTGACCGCTTGATCACGCCCGCTCTGATTGATGCTCATACTCATGTTGTGTTTGGCGGCAACCGTGCGGTTGAGTTCGAAATGCGCCTGAAGGGCGCGACCTACGAAGAAATTGCCCGCGCGGGTGGAGGCATCCTGTCGACCGTAAAGGGCACGCGGGCAGCAACAGAAGAAGAGCTGCTTGCAGGCGCGCTTTCGCGCGTGGACGCATTGCTGGCCGAAGGTGTGTCCTGCATCGAGGTGAAGTCGGGTTATGGGCTCGATACCGAAACCGAACTGCGTATGTTGCGCGCGGCGCGCCGTGTTGCGCGGGAGCGCCCTATTCGGGTCAACACCAGTTTTCTTGGCGCACATGCCGTTCCGCCAGAATATGCGGGTCGGGATGACGCCTATATTGACGAGGTCTGCATTCCGACACTGCGCGCGGCTCATGCCGAAGGGCTGGTGGACGCGGTCGATGGGTTCTGCGAAGGCATTGCATTTGATCCCACACAGATCGAACGGGTTTTTGTTGTCGCGCAAGAGCTTGGCCTACCGGTGAAGCTGCATGCTGAGCAACTTTCAAATCTAGGTGGGGCTAAGCTGGCGGCAGCTTACGGAGCGCTATCCGCTGATCATATCGAATATTTGGACGCCGACGGCGTTACCGCCATGGCCAGGGCCGGAATGGTCGCGGTCTTGCTGCCCGGCGCGTTTTATACGCTGCATGAAACGCAAGCTCCGCCGATTGAATTGTTGCGCCAGAAGAATGTTCCCATGGCACTGGCGACCGATTGCAATCCGGGGTCCTCACCCCTGACTTCTCTACTGCTAACAATGAACATGGGGTGCACTTTGTTTCGCATGACGCCTGAGGAAGCATTGGCAGGTGTTACCCACGTCGCGGCCCGCGCTTTGGGTCTGGATGATACCGGCGTGATCGCGTCCGGATTGCGCGCTGATCTGGCCGTCTGGGATGCTTCTCACCCTGCAGAACTGTCCTATCGCATCGGTTTCAACCCTCTGCATAAACGTATTTTTGGAGGTCAGGAATGA
- a CDS encoding GntR family transcriptional regulator, which translates to MTQTSDTTSYKDIKQTVLRRIRSGELQPDALLPNEQELAVEFSCTRTTVNRALRELADEGFLERRRKAGTRVLSAPQRQARFTIPLVRDEIEAAGGTYRYALVSCETQIAPDWLAARLALRADQSVMHVRCMHFSGNSPFQFEDRWIVIDSVPQVTQADFSSVGPNDWLVQTVPFTNVELTFLASRADTTLAGFLDVPEGEPVFTAERITWLQGQPVTFAKMYFAAGYRMTTEF; encoded by the coding sequence ATGACCCAAACCAGCGACACAACCAGCTACAAAGACATTAAGCAAACCGTCCTGCGCCGCATCCGCTCGGGCGAGTTGCAGCCCGACGCTCTGCTTCCCAATGAGCAAGAATTAGCGGTCGAGTTTTCGTGCACCCGCACCACAGTCAACAGAGCACTGCGGGAACTGGCGGATGAAGGGTTTCTTGAACGGCGCCGAAAGGCAGGCACCCGGGTTCTTAGCGCACCGCAGCGACAGGCGCGTTTCACAATTCCACTGGTCCGAGATGAAATCGAAGCGGCGGGCGGAACCTATCGCTACGCTCTTGTGTCATGTGAAACGCAGATCGCCCCAGACTGGCTGGCGGCCCGGTTGGCCCTACGTGCTGATCAAAGTGTGATGCACGTGCGATGCATGCATTTCTCCGGCAATTCGCCGTTTCAGTTCGAAGACCGCTGGATCGTGATAGACAGCGTACCTCAGGTCACGCAGGCAGATTTCTCTAGCGTCGGACCTAATGACTGGCTGGTGCAAACTGTCCCGTTCACCAATGTCGAGTTGACCTTTCTGGCCAGCCGCGCCGATACCACTTTGGCCGGTTTTCTGGATGTTCCCGAGGGTGAACCCGTTTTTACTGCCGAGCGTATCACATGGCTGCAGGGTCAGCCGGTAACGTTCGCCAAGATGTATTTTGCGGCCGGATATCGGATGACAACCGAGTTCTGA